The proteins below are encoded in one region of Megalops cyprinoides isolate fMegCyp1 chromosome 14, fMegCyp1.pri, whole genome shotgun sequence:
- the LOC118788757 gene encoding keratin-associated protein 4-9-like, whose product MASLMSESELSEAELCEAELCESELSEPDQCESELCEAELCEAELCESELSELSEADQCEAELSESELSESELCESELCELSEADQCEAELSELSEAELSEAELSEAELCEAELSESELCELSEADQCEAELSELSEAELSEAELSEAELCEAELSESELCESELCEEDLSEAELSEADSWMDSCTRQCCGTLPPSGRILPQHERLHEKAGFEQSEDLV is encoded by the exons ATGGCCTCCCTGATGAGTGAGTCAGAGCTGAGTGAGGCAGAGCTGTGTGAGGCAGAGCTGTGTGAGTCAGAGCTGAGTGAGCCAGATCAGTgtgagtcagagctgtgtgaggCAGAGCTGTGTGAGGCAGAGCTGTGTGAGTCAGAGCTGAGTGAGCTGAGTGAGGCAGATCAGTGTGAGGCAGAGCTGAGTGAGTCAGAGCTGAgtgagtcagagctgtgtgagtcagagctgtgtgagCTGAGTGAGGCAGATCAGTGTGAGGCAGAGCTGAGTGAGCTGAGTGAGGCAGAGCTGAGTGAGGCAGAGCTGAGTGAGGCAGAGCTGTGTGAGGCAGAGCTGAgtgagtcagagctgtgtgagCTGAGTGAGGCAGATCAGTGTGAGGCAGAGCTGAGTGAGCTGAGTGAGGCAGAGCTGAGTGAGGCAGAGCTGAGTGAGGCAGAGCTGTGTGAGGCAGAGCTGAgtgagtcagagctgtgtgagtcagagctgtgtgaggaAGACCTGAGTGAGGCAGAGTTGAGTGAGGCAGACTCGTGGATGGACTCCTGCACGAGGCAGTGTTGTGGAACCCTCCCGCCG tCGGGCCGGATTCTGCCTCAGCATGAGCGGCTGCACGAAAAGGCCGGGTTTGAGCAATCGGAGGATCTGGTGTGA